The window cagaagctaataactattggaaggattaggattttttaatagaagtaacttacaaatctgtttaactttccggagccagttgatatataaaaaaagttttggcctggaatacccctttaatattcacatatgtgaatattcgcatattccttctttttcaCTTGTGggtcaattagaatgatgcaaatacacttgtcagaggttatcaacatccctagcaaccaatagtaaagttgcccaccccctcactgttttctgcatatgcaaatataacaaatacacgaaattcgcgaatataagacgaatattcgtctatatattcgcaaaatatcgctaaTCTGCAAGGCCACTCCTTACTCAGCTCATGTATGTGCCTTGCCACTCCTTTCTCAGGTCCCCTATGTGCCAGGCCACTTCTTCCTGAGCTCACCTATGTGCAAAGCCACATGTTCCTAGGCTCCTCTACATGCCAGACCACTTCTTTCTTGCCTGCTCCATGTGCCAGGCCACTTCTTCTTCAGATCCCGTATGTGCCAGGCCACACCTTTCTGAGCTCACCTATGTGCCAGGCAACTCTTTCCTCAGCTCCCCTATTTATCGGGTCACACCCTTCTGAGCTTTACTATgtgccaaacccctccttcctgaGCTCTCCTATGTGCATGGCCACTGAATCCTGAGCTCTCCTATGTGCCAGACCACTGAATCCTGAGCTCTCCTATGTGCCAGGCCACTGAATTCTGAGCTCTCCTATGTGCATGGCCACTGAATCCTGAGCTCTCCTATGTGCCAGACCACTGAATCCTGAGCTCTCCTATGTGCCAGACCACTGAATCCTGAGCTCTCCTATGTGCCAGGCCACTGAATTCTGAGCTCTCCTATGTGCATGGCCACTGAATCCTGAGCTCTCCTATGTGCATGGCCACTGAATCATGAGCTCTCCTATGTGCATGGCCACTGAATCCTGAGCTCTCCTATGAGCCAGGCCACTGAATCCTGAGCTTTCCTATGTGCCAGACCACTTAATTCTGAGCTCTCCTATGTGCCAGGCCACTGAATTCTGAGCTTTCCTATGTGCCAGGTCACTGAATTCTGAGCTCTCCTATGTGCATGGCCACTGAATCCTGAGCTCTCCTATGAGCCAGGCCACTGAATTCTGAGCTCTCTTATGTGCATGGCCACTGAATCCTGAGCTCTCCTATGAGCCAGGCCACTGAATCCTGAGCTTTCCTATGAGCCAGGCCACTGAATCCTGAACTTTCCTATGAGCCAGGCCACTGAATCCTGAACTTTCCTATGAGCCAGGCCATTGAATCCTGAGCTCTCCTATGAGCCAGGACACGCCTTCTTCAACTCCCTTATGCTCCCTTAGTTATTAAACTACAAGAAATATTACTCTTTTCTTTATAGAATTCAAATCTATAGAAGAATGATAAAAGCTGGCACTACTGCTTACCAATGGGTTGCCACCTAATCCGACCTTAGAAATGGGATAAAGTCTAACACAGTCACTAAAAAAGACAGCGTGTTTGGTGGCACTCTGCCCATGCTCACATTGGTTCAAGCAGTACAAGCAAATCAGGAGAACAATTAAGGTGGCACTCACCACTTCATTTATTTGAAGACATACCGTATTTTGCAGGGGTACATGCAGGTGCATCCAAAAGAGCGAGCAAAATTTGTTGCTCACTCTTTTTGATACCCCTTTATGTACCCCTGCACAATATGTCTTCAAATAAATAAGGCGTACCAGCAAAACAAGTGGTGAGTGCCGCCTTTTTTGTTCTACCGATTTTCTTTATAGATTTCACTTGGAGATTGACCTTTTGTTATGATATGTATGTAATATATCTCATCTTGTGTCTCTCACATAACATATTTTCTTCTCGCCCACAGGTGTAAATAGTAACTAGGAAGTACCCAACCGAAAGCTGACCTGAGACGCCACCATGAATAACACTAGCTATACCAACGCCACAGACAACAGGACCCTGATGGGGAGTCCCTACAAGACTGTGGAGGTTGTGTTCATTGTCCTTGTAGCTGGATCCCTTAGCCTGGTGACCGTTATTGGAAATATCCTGGTAATGGTCTCCATAAAAGTCAATCGGCATCTACAGACAGTCAACAACTATTTCCTGTTCAGCTTGGCATGTGCTGATTTAATTATTGGGGTATTCTCCATGAatctctatacattgtacactgtgattggttattGGCCACTAGGGCCCGTGGTTTGTGACCTGTACCTGGCTCTGGACTATGTTGTCAGCAACGCCTCGGTCATGAACCTCCTCATCATCAGCTTTGACCGATATTTCTGCGTAACAAAACCACTAACCTATCCGGTGAGAAGAACCACCAAAATGGCTGGCATGATGATTGCTGCAGCTTGGGTGTTGTCCTTCATCCTTTGGGCACCCGCCATACTCTTTTGGCAATTCATTGTCGGCTTGCGAACTGTTAAAGAAGGAGAATGCTACATTCAGTTCTTCTCCAATCCTGCCGTCACATTCGGCACCGCTATTGCAGCGTTCTACTTGCCAGTCATCATTATGACCATATTGTATTGGCAAATATCTCGTGCCAGTAAGAGTAGAATAAAGAAAGGCAAGAAGGAACCAACCACCAATCAAGATCCCATATCTCCAAGCAACGTCCAAGGAAAAATAGTCAAACCAAACAATAACAACCTATCGGCAGTGGAAGATGGCTTGGATCACAGCAAAATCCAGAATGGGAAAGCCTCTAGGAATTCTGTCACGGAAAACTGTGTCCAAACGGAAGGGGAGGAGAAAGAGATCTCCAACGACTCCACATCCGTCAGCGTGGTAGGTTCCAATGCAAAGGAAGATGGAAGTGCCAAAGATGCTCCTCAGGCTTCGGGATCTCAAGTCATGCCAAAAGTTGAGAACTCCAAGCTGGCATGTATAAGAATAGTTACGAAGTCCCAAAAGGGCGATTGCGGGTCTACAAGTGGCACCACCATAGAGATCGTCCCCGGAACAAATGGCCGTAACGGAGAGGATAAGCAGAACGtcgtagcccgaaaaattgtcaAAATGACAAAACAGCCGGCCAAAAAGAAAATCCCACCCTCCAGAGAAAAGAAGGTGACGAGGACTATCTTGGCTATACTCCTAGCGTTCATAATAACCTGGACCCCTTATAATGTCATGGTTTTAATCAACACTTTTTGTGACATATGTGTGCCCAACACCGTGTGGACAATTGGCTATTGGCTTTGCTATATCAACAGTACCATCAACCCAGCTTGCTATGCCCTCTGTAACACAACTTTTAAGAAAACTTTCAAACACCTTCTAATGTGTCAATACAAAAACATTGGCTCTGcaaggtaaaagaagaaaaacacgcaaaaaaaaaaggtggagatgCCATTGAAAATGTATGCCATAGCACTTTACACTCGATTATGGAATGTGCAATCTAGGATTCTTATTCTGGCACAGACCCGTGGATCATGTCCACCCACTGCACTTATATATATTCTCGGACCTTGTATTGTCTGTGTAGGTGGACCAGGCTTGGGCTCTttgattatataaaaaaataataataataataatgaaacacAAAAATAGCAAAAACTTCAAAGGGCTTTTGGAGTCCACTTATTTTCCACATCTGTATTATTGACATGCATATTTTTATGGGATTCGAGGTCTGCAGGAGGTCCCTTCTACAGGCAAAAGTTTCCAGATCTCACCATATCTGACTGAACAAAGAAAAAATCACTTTATAAAACTTAACCCTTTGACTTTTTTTGTGGTATGACATCTAAGACTTCGGAAATGCTGAGACACCTCAAGTTCTACACAGAGTTTTCACTTTTATCCAAGCGTTAAAACTGGCTCTTCTGTGCCTCTGTGTCTATAGTgactgtttaaattttttttatgtaactcAAGTTTTTGCCCTTTTTAGGGTCTATGTTAGAGCttcctgaaaaaaaataataataataactagccaagcaaataatatacataagatatatatatatatatataatttttgtgtTCATGGCACAGATAAGCACCCTTAAGTACCCGAGCTGCTGCTGATATTCGTATCCACGACGATGTTCAGAATCGGCTGGTCTACGTAAAGTCCGCAGTCCATTCTTcataaaaaaacaagtaaaaaaattgatatattCCAATGTGAAatgacttacccccccccccccccatcctcatatatatatataccgaatGGTCATTGTAAAACAAATTATGGTTTCTGGAGATTGTTACATAGATGATATATATTCGTATAAGCATGGGCATATCAAGCACTGTGTGTAGGAggatttctttaatttttaattttatttaaaaaaaaatagccaatttcttttcttttttaaatctgcACAGCCgattgtattaattatttttttagctAAAAAAAATAGTCAGCGACTAATTGCCTTTTCATGGTCATTTCTAATATTTAAGTGCATTATCCTTTTGAAGGGACCCATGAACTATAATCAGTACCGGCAGCCATGTTTTAAGGTTAGCAGATGTCGTCGATGTaccctatatatattatatattatatatatatatatatatatatatatatatatatatatatatactgaagaATAAGGGTAATATTATGGTGCTTGGTCATGTAGGTTGATGTGCACATACCACAAACCATTAGAGTATTATAAAAAGGGTCAGAAGACAGATGCAAAGCCATCCAATAAAAATATAGGTAATATTTGGAATGTCATAAAATGGGATGTGTCCATAATGCCCCAGGCTATGACCTTTATCCTTAGGCAAAGCTGGGCCAACCAATGTTtggataagaattttttttttgcccacatCCCTAGAAAACTGTGGCTTTCTGTCTATTGGCGAACTACCATAGAAAGTCAATGGTTGTAGACCAGTTTAATTTAATGGGTCCACCCTAAGATAACCATGACCATCACCAGTCATCGACTGGGGTCTTATAATGTTTCGAAGTTGCCCAGGGGTCTCCAACTATTACAGAACTAAGCAATAGGGCATAATCAGGTGGGAAAGATATAGCGGTTGCACCCGGGCCAATCACCCTCTCTGGAGGTCCTAATATAGATTCTGGATGTGAGACCAGTACCTCAAGTTGCACCCCACATATAGTTATAGGGCCttagaaaaaaaacagcaccataaaCAGGTTGAGTATGGTATTGCAGGTCAGTGCCATTCACTTCGATGGAGCATAGTTGCAATACTAGACACAACCCATGGACAGGCGTGATGTTTTTGGAAAAAGTAGCCATATTTTTGTaattcctaaaggggtactctgcccctataaatcttatcccctatccaattgcaggggtcccgctgctggcgacacccacgatctccgtgctgcaTTGGGCATTCCTTTAGAGCGTCGGGTTAAGTGCCGGAGGCTAGTGATGGCACAGCTGTGGcccacttgtgacgtcatggccacaccccctcaatgcaattctattggagggggcgtgacgggcatcaagccccttcccatagacttgcattgaggggacatggccatgacgtcatgagcggggtgtGACTGTGATGTCGCGAGCCTCCgcccagcatcgccagtcatccggcacagagcgaacttcgcttcgtTCACCgggtgtctggggtgccgcagccgagaccccgcccccagcgacaggacccccgtgatcagacattttactccctatcctttggataatgggtaagatgtttaggggcagattactcctttaaggccccctcaaataaattatatttgtgCACAAGTTCTCCCCGAATGACCCAAAACCGAGAGCTGTAATCCGATCGGTCGAAATGAAGACCAGTAGGTAATTGGTCGACCATCCCCccttttttgccacgttactatGTAAAGAGTCGTCACCCATTATTAAAGTTTGCTGGTTGCCAGGCAACAACCAAGTCAAGGTCAACAGTGTTAAACTTGGACGTAACCCGAATGTTATCGATATTAAATTACCGATCTCTTATTGTATAATTGTAAGACGTGTTATAAGACGggcggggtaaaaaaaaaaaaaaatccttgtaaaATTCTACAGGTTCACGTAATGTAAAAAATCTCTAAGCAATATGACTATTTgtctttttgggaaaaaaaaaagaatttttttttcatgtatgtACTGACGAAAATTATTCCGAAATGTTGAAATGTGTAAAGCTTGCACTTGACAAGATGATAA is drawn from Hyla sarda isolate aHylSar1 chromosome 4, aHylSar1.hap1, whole genome shotgun sequence and contains these coding sequences:
- the CHRM2 gene encoding muscarinic acetylcholine receptor M2; this translates as MNNTSYTNATDNRTLMGSPYKTVEVVFIVLVAGSLSLVTVIGNILVMVSIKVNRHLQTVNNYFLFSLACADLIIGVFSMNLYTLYTVIGYWPLGPVVCDLYLALDYVVSNASVMNLLIISFDRYFCVTKPLTYPVRRTTKMAGMMIAAAWVLSFILWAPAILFWQFIVGLRTVKEGECYIQFFSNPAVTFGTAIAAFYLPVIIMTILYWQISRASKSRIKKGKKEPTTNQDPISPSNVQGKIVKPNNNNLSAVEDGLDHSKIQNGKASRNSVTENCVQTEGEEKEISNDSTSVSVVGSNAKEDGSAKDAPQASGSQVMPKVENSKLACIRIVTKSQKGDCGSTSGTTIEIVPGTNGRNGEDKQNVVARKIVKMTKQPAKKKIPPSREKKVTRTILAILLAFIITWTPYNVMVLINTFCDICVPNTVWTIGYWLCYINSTINPACYALCNTTFKKTFKHLLMCQYKNIGSAR